In a single window of the Streptacidiphilus sp. P02-A3a genome:
- a CDS encoding Txe/YoeB family addiction module toxin produces MRLVFEDQGWEDYTSWLKSDRKMLARINKLNEDVRRDPFAGLGKPEPLKYHLPGAWSRRIDEEHRLVYLVTDKEIVILAARYHY; encoded by the coding sequence GTGAGGCTCGTATTCGAGGATCAGGGCTGGGAGGACTACACGTCCTGGCTCAAGAGCGACCGTAAGATGCTCGCCCGGATCAACAAGCTCAACGAAGATGTCAGGCGTGACCCCTTCGCGGGCCTCGGCAAGCCGGAGCCGCTGAAGTATCACCTGCCTGGGGCCTGGTCGCGACGGATCGATGAAGAACACCGCCTCGTCTATCTGGTGACGGACAAGGAGATCGTCATCCTCGCTGCCCGGTATCATTACTGA